A portion of the Bdellovibrio bacteriovorus genome contains these proteins:
- a CDS encoding aspartate-semialdehyde dehydrogenase: protein MKRKLKVGVVGATGMVGQTFMNILAERDFPIAELRPFASENSLGKKIELQGTAWPVQVLKEGCFDGLDLVFFSSGDDISAEWAPKAVKAGAFAVDNSAAFRMDPNTVLIVPEVNGHLINKDSKPQVIANPNCSTIQLVVALKPLLEKFGLEEVRVSTYQAVSGAGQGGHDELIEQTSNHKKDHTPATFPHTILFNCIPQIGSFNDDGYCSEEVKIMKETRKILEQESLKVSAFTVRIPALNAHSESVWVTLKKEATREQVLGALESFEGIVLQDEPKRSVYPLARDVSGKDPVYVGRVHRDMENPKMWLMWVVSDNIRKGAALNGIQIAEKIFFS, encoded by the coding sequence ATGAAAAGAAAACTTAAAGTCGGAGTCGTTGGTGCGACCGGCATGGTCGGTCAAACCTTCATGAATATCCTGGCAGAGCGCGATTTTCCAATTGCAGAATTGCGCCCCTTTGCTTCTGAAAATTCACTAGGAAAAAAGATTGAACTGCAGGGCACGGCGTGGCCGGTGCAAGTTCTTAAAGAAGGCTGCTTTGACGGCCTTGATCTTGTTTTCTTTTCGTCGGGCGACGACATCTCGGCGGAGTGGGCTCCTAAAGCTGTTAAGGCGGGCGCATTTGCCGTGGATAACTCTGCTGCTTTCCGTATGGATCCGAACACTGTTTTGATCGTTCCGGAAGTAAATGGGCATTTGATCAATAAAGATTCAAAACCCCAAGTGATTGCCAACCCGAATTGTTCGACCATTCAGTTGGTCGTTGCTTTGAAACCGCTTTTAGAAAAATTCGGCTTAGAGGAAGTGCGTGTCAGCACGTATCAAGCGGTGAGCGGTGCTGGTCAAGGTGGCCATGACGAATTGATCGAACAAACTTCGAATCATAAAAAAGATCACACACCTGCGACGTTTCCGCACACCATTCTTTTTAACTGCATCCCGCAAATTGGTTCATTCAATGATGACGGCTATTGCAGTGAAGAAGTCAAAATCATGAAAGAAACGCGCAAAATTTTAGAGCAAGAAAGTTTGAAAGTTTCGGCGTTCACCGTTCGTATTCCTGCATTAAACGCGCACAGTGAATCTGTGTGGGTGACTTTGAAAAAAGAGGCGACCCGCGAACAAGTTCTGGGGGCGCTTGAGTCTTTTGAGGGCATCGTTTTGCAAGACGAGCCTAAAAGAAGTGTCTATCCTTTAGCTCGCGACGTTTCTGGGAAAGATCCGGTTTATGTGGGGCGAGTGCATCGGGATATGGAGAATCCTAAGATGTGGCTCATGTGGGTTGTTTCTGACAATATCCGCAAAGGGGCTGCTTTGAACGGAATCCAGATTGCTGAGAAGATTTTCTTTTCTTAA
- a CDS encoding ExbD/TolR family protein has protein sequence MAFKSLHDDNDAIADINVVPLVDIILVVLIIFMVTAPMFMKPTINVNLPKAASGDQTAPSKLNIALTADGRINLNGTFVSEEDVRAKATEEVAKNADVQAIISADKDVPHGKVVGLLDVVKGVGVKKFAISIDKK, from the coding sequence ATGGCTTTTAAGTCTTTGCATGACGACAACGACGCCATCGCGGACATTAACGTTGTTCCGCTGGTGGATATCATTCTGGTGGTTTTGATCATCTTCATGGTCACGGCCCCGATGTTTATGAAGCCGACCATCAATGTTAATTTACCGAAGGCCGCGAGCGGTGATCAGACGGCGCCAAGTAAATTGAATATTGCTTTAACGGCGGACGGTCGCATTAATCTAAATGGTACTTTTGTAAGTGAAGAAGATGTGCGCGCCAAAGCGACTGAAGAGGTCGCGAAAAATGCCGATGTCCAAGCCATCATCTCTGCGGATAAAGACGTTCCGCACGGAAAAGTCGTAGGACTGCTTGATGTGGTTAAAGGTGTTGGCGTTAAGAAATTCGCGATCAGTATTGATAAAAAATAG
- the pssA gene encoding CDP-diacylglycerol--serine O-phosphatidyltransferase, with translation MAEPINLDKLDSEDVRAQRLAMYIYILPNLMTTGNLFSGFFAVIQAINGKFDWAAYAIVVAAIFDQLDGRLARLTRSTSKFGAEYDSLCDLVSFGMAPGIMLFLWALQPFGRLGWVACFLFVACGALRLARFNVQANVVEKNYFQGLPIPMAAGIVASSVLAFQDLEWDPTGNIGLLIMAILLAFVMVSNFRFRSFKDLDLKERLPFRYLILGVALLVIVALRPEVMLFVVFMSYAVLGAVFGIFRLGKNIRKIKPSVYAPAAVHESDLVLEEEEETHPNEKKT, from the coding sequence ATGGCTGAACCAATTAATTTGGACAAATTAGACTCAGAAGATGTCAGAGCACAACGCCTGGCAATGTACATTTATATCCTTCCTAACTTGATGACGACGGGAAACTTGTTTTCCGGATTCTTTGCGGTCATTCAAGCTATCAACGGAAAATTCGATTGGGCTGCTTACGCGATTGTCGTGGCTGCTATCTTTGACCAGCTTGACGGTCGTTTGGCGCGTTTGACTCGTTCGACCAGTAAGTTCGGTGCGGAATACGATTCACTTTGCGACTTGGTCAGTTTCGGGATGGCTCCCGGAATCATGTTGTTCTTGTGGGCCTTGCAACCATTTGGTCGTTTGGGTTGGGTGGCGTGCTTTTTATTTGTCGCTTGCGGAGCCCTTCGTTTAGCGCGTTTTAACGTGCAAGCTAATGTCGTCGAAAAAAATTATTTCCAAGGTCTGCCGATTCCAATGGCGGCGGGAATCGTGGCGTCTTCCGTATTGGCATTCCAAGATTTAGAGTGGGACCCAACGGGAAATATCGGCTTGCTGATCATGGCGATTCTTTTAGCTTTCGTGATGGTTTCTAATTTCCGTTTCCGTAGCTTTAAGGATTTAGATCTTAAAGAGCGCTTACCGTTCCGTTACCTTATTCTTGGGGTTGCTTTACTGGTTATCGTAGCTTTGCGTCCGGAAGTGATGCTCTTTGTGGTATTTATGAGCTATGCCGTTTTGGGTGCGGTATTCGGTATCTTTAGACTTGGAAAAAATATTCGCAAGATCAAACCTAGCGTTTATGCTCCTGCGGCGGTTCACGAAAGCGATTTAGTCCTCGAAGAGGAAGAAGAAACACATCCCAATGAAAAGAAAACTTAA
- a CDS encoding diacylglycerol/polyprenol kinase family protein: MLTEEFLRPVDLKKRSDIHYARKIWHMSAVFTMFLGYIFMPPALSMTVLVVAWVLFVPFDFLRHKYPALNDWAIHAFKPIMRQSEIKKLAGTTYLLTGVLIVDVIFPRPVVALTLLFLAFADPIASYFGILYGKDKIFGHKSMQGFMAAFFVCTGLTFLFLLYHNYLIDRIVIVSLFAGLVGAFAELIPIGKLDDNLTLPLMSATGLTILFYFFGFFAVVG; the protein is encoded by the coding sequence ATGTTGACCGAGGAATTTTTAAGACCCGTGGATTTGAAAAAACGCTCAGACATTCACTATGCGCGTAAGATTTGGCACATGTCTGCGGTCTTTACGATGTTTTTGGGTTACATCTTCATGCCGCCAGCTCTTTCCATGACCGTTCTTGTGGTGGCTTGGGTGCTTTTTGTTCCTTTTGATTTCTTGCGACATAAATACCCCGCTTTGAATGATTGGGCGATTCACGCGTTTAAGCCGATCATGCGCCAAAGCGAAATCAAAAAGCTTGCGGGCACGACCTACCTTCTGACGGGAGTTCTGATTGTTGACGTCATCTTTCCTCGTCCTGTCGTGGCTTTGACTTTGTTGTTCTTAGCCTTCGCGGATCCCATTGCTAGTTATTTTGGAATTTTGTATGGGAAGGATAAGATCTTTGGTCATAAATCCATGCAAGGATTTATGGCGGCCTTCTTTGTCTGCACCGGGTTGACCTTTTTATTTCTTTTGTATCACAACTATCTGATTGATCGCATCGTGATTGTCAGTCTGTTCGCCGGTCTTGTGGGGGCTTTTGCTGAATTGATTCCCATTGGCAAACTTGACGATAACTTAACGTTGCCATTGATGAGTGCCACGGGATTAACGATCCTATTTTATTTCTTTGGATTTTTCGCCGTAGTCGGATAG
- a CDS encoding CFI-box-CTERM domain-containing protein: MLRKILFVSALVVAPSAFAALTLGTISGVSSQDLTDLTKPIIYGGFTGGCTTDGSNNTTTCDSCAVAPTTDMTVCNQTNAYDNLIVTFTLTTTTAGFAYTDARVVVGSGTPKTGFTNPPQYDAASGTLTLFMTWSEICGLFSGGTGATTCTNNISGEMVISLKNSTSEESITVLVRTRVEAAGPKDYEDCNDTSVALSANWGVCHFEAFRGDGKIYAKNLVYTPTYPTNAIVAGVPYDGVVFFYEEDDTGSGNQTALLAKVSSRSKSHSILANTSSSKLSDNRVTGLKNDVEYCMLMGNRDKSGIISGFTPRPSTGQTTIDQLCQMPSLVVGLLDDKKCFIATAAFGSPMAPEVESFREFRNHFLLTNPIGKAFVRAYYKHSPYFANLIAESEIAKAVVRAALWPLLVFARVSLVFGFWMTLFFTAVSGLGIYEVYRRFFVNRRFRGEL, translated from the coding sequence TTGCTTCGGAAAATTTTATTTGTTTCGGCCTTGGTGGTGGCGCCTTCGGCGTTTGCGGCTTTGACCTTGGGGACTATTAGTGGGGTTTCTAGTCAGGATTTGACGGATCTTACTAAGCCGATCATTTACGGTGGATTTACCGGGGGTTGTACTACCGATGGTAGTAATAACACTACTACTTGCGACAGTTGCGCCGTTGCGCCTACGACCGATATGACGGTTTGTAACCAGACGAATGCTTATGACAATTTGATTGTGACATTCACGCTGACCACGACAACTGCGGGATTTGCTTACACGGACGCGAGAGTCGTGGTGGGCAGTGGCACTCCAAAAACGGGGTTCACCAATCCTCCGCAGTATGATGCGGCTTCCGGAACCCTGACGCTTTTTATGACTTGGTCGGAAATCTGTGGTCTGTTTTCCGGAGGGACTGGGGCTACGACTTGTACGAATAATATTTCTGGAGAGATGGTGATCTCTCTTAAAAATAGCACTAGTGAAGAATCCATCACGGTCCTTGTTCGTACACGAGTTGAGGCGGCAGGCCCTAAAGATTATGAAGATTGCAATGACACTTCTGTTGCTTTAAGTGCCAACTGGGGTGTTTGCCATTTTGAAGCTTTCCGTGGTGACGGAAAAATTTATGCAAAGAACTTGGTTTATACTCCAACATATCCAACGAATGCCATTGTTGCTGGCGTTCCTTATGACGGCGTGGTTTTCTTTTATGAAGAAGACGACACGGGTTCTGGAAATCAAACAGCGCTTTTAGCGAAAGTGTCCAGCCGATCTAAGTCGCACTCTATCTTGGCCAACACCAGCAGCTCGAAGCTTTCTGATAACCGCGTAACCGGGTTAAAAAATGACGTCGAATATTGCATGCTGATGGGAAATCGCGATAAGTCGGGAATTATTTCGGGATTTACTCCACGACCTAGCACGGGACAGACAACCATTGATCAACTTTGTCAGATGCCTTCTTTAGTTGTGGGTTTGTTAGATGATAAAAAATGTTTTATCGCGACGGCGGCTTTTGGTTCGCCCATGGCTCCCGAAGTGGAAAGCTTCCGTGAATTCCGCAACCATTTTCTTTTGACCAATCCTATCGGTAAAGCTTTTGTTCGCGCCTACTATAAACACAGTCCTTACTTTGCCAACCTGATTGCGGAAAGTGAGATCGCGAAAGCTGTCGTGCGCGCCGCTCTGTGGCCGCTCTTGGTATTTGCACGTGTTTCTTTAGTATTTGGATTTTGGATGACTTTATTTTTCACGGCGGTTTCGGGTTTGGGTATTTACGAAGTCTACCGACGCTTCTTTGTAAATCGTCGTTTCCGAGGTGAGCTGTGA
- a CDS encoding immunoglobulin domain-containing protein produces MSRRFLKKIRNFRLMSGLLIALLTILSFQNCAPAPQACSDSSKNCTSEESKSSSSTSNNGNSSLWSSGSGSGSSSGFAGGGGGSVSTNGSNASAGGGGGISVGGGGNTGGSSGGSTGGGSTSGGTGGTGSDLLRISTPPASVNVQEGQGFELSVQTAGGKSPLKYQWFKDGVAMDHVLGQYQFISDNADSYKKAGFYAVEVTDATGRTVRSERAAVNIVEPQVGCAAGSYFTFTNATYDVLEPKYFTEYFDGPRGKFLLHQSYDTYNLYSLAKYAGVSTFNVSANIGYGGTTFISCRTAIPRIHTPQPNPSGADSGFYNQYADGNGYTYTGQVNFECRNKKLLLKQNTCKWTYTPPPRGSSR; encoded by the coding sequence ATGAGTCGTCGTTTTCTCAAAAAGATTCGAAATTTCCGACTTATGTCCGGTCTTCTGATCGCGTTACTAACCATTCTCAGCTTTCAAAACTGTGCGCCCGCTCCTCAAGCTTGCTCTGATAGCTCGAAAAACTGTACTTCCGAAGAGTCCAAATCTTCTTCCTCAACATCTAATAACGGCAATTCAAGCCTTTGGAGCTCAGGCAGCGGCAGTGGCTCTAGCTCTGGGTTTGCGGGCGGAGGCGGCGGCAGTGTTTCCACCAACGGTTCTAATGCCAGCGCAGGCGGTGGCGGAGGCATTTCTGTCGGCGGTGGCGGCAACACAGGTGGAAGTTCCGGAGGTAGCACGGGCGGAGGATCTACGAGTGGCGGAACGGGAGGCACAGGAAGTGACCTTCTGCGTATTTCAACTCCACCAGCGAGTGTGAACGTACAAGAAGGACAAGGCTTTGAGTTGAGTGTACAAACCGCAGGCGGGAAATCTCCGTTAAAATACCAGTGGTTCAAAGATGGCGTCGCGATGGATCACGTCTTGGGTCAGTACCAATTCATCTCTGACAATGCTGATAGCTATAAAAAAGCAGGCTTTTATGCCGTAGAAGTTACGGATGCCACCGGTCGCACCGTTCGCAGTGAAAGAGCCGCCGTCAACATCGTCGAGCCGCAAGTGGGTTGCGCGGCGGGCAGTTATTTTACTTTCACCAACGCCACCTACGATGTTCTTGAGCCGAAATATTTTACGGAATACTTTGATGGTCCTCGCGGAAAATTTTTGCTGCATCAAAGTTATGACACTTATAATCTTTATTCATTGGCGAAATATGCCGGTGTTTCTACGTTTAATGTGTCCGCGAACATCGGTTATGGCGGAACAACTTTCATCAGCTGTCGCACTGCGATCCCGCGCATTCATACGCCGCAACCAAATCCAAGCGGCGCCGATAGTGGTTTTTATAATCAATATGCCGACGGCAACGGCTATACATACACCGGCCAAGTCAATTTTGAATGTCGTAACAAAAAGCTTTTATTAAAACAGAATACGTGTAAATGGACCTACACGCCACCACCACGCGGCTCTTCAAGATAA
- a CDS encoding FHA domain-containing protein: protein MARLRVRLRGKPIYDITLSEDRSYVAGRKEDCDIVLQPEKGISREHFKVSYVDGVWQVEVVSRYGEVIHNGEQIQHLDLTHGVLFSLPPYEFDYLNTTDEVAKVDSSSNLPALTGVHEGADFSGSEEKTVIGVAPTSAYIKMVDVDNETQEMIRLDAGDSWVAGRESSCHIHIRDPRVSRRQFEIRRAGSQYVIIDLGSVNGTLVNGSPISSTETTPIRSGDAISVLTNYLYFELHDSHFQNRLDMVDLPPPNPLVPVGGQDSAPVEYQQQSPHELMPYHNHAGVPMQYDPHGQPYPLGPVTPPQPVGKQKFDFQKNRPKLIIGAVALLLVAYLFSDTGGGPTPTGPVGAAPGSPAEVFNKLKPEQQALVRQRYKDAKNLYMQGKYQLAQDEIVKIQELVPDYEDIKEIERLSKEAIYIQNEAIRQAQIEKDKAEAEEKFQKQATVCEKQINSQTTIAQLEDCISPVLQFNPEHPRYLAMRMRVESFMAQKEAQDAQRLAHQSQVAQLRGMYSRAQDVHKKGKPLDAITAYEKVADSRLPDPSGLKAQSKRAIATIRQQMNSKTASLQSEAQKFYESQNLKGAIMALRKARIMDPNNPELPEKIELYTTELRKQMMNIYQEGILEESFGNVDGGESKAGAKDKWKKIMELDVTDGEYYKKAYIKLKKYGAL from the coding sequence ATGGCTCGCCTCCGTGTACGACTTCGTGGAAAACCCATCTATGATATCACCCTTTCTGAAGACCGCTCCTACGTTGCGGGCCGTAAGGAAGATTGCGATATCGTATTACAACCTGAAAAAGGTATTTCGCGCGAGCATTTCAAAGTCTCTTACGTTGACGGTGTTTGGCAGGTAGAGGTTGTTTCTCGTTATGGTGAAGTGATTCACAACGGGGAACAGATTCAGCACTTAGACCTGACTCATGGAGTGCTATTTTCTTTACCTCCGTATGAGTTTGATTATTTAAACACGACAGATGAAGTGGCCAAAGTGGACTCTTCATCAAATCTTCCGGCCTTGACGGGCGTGCATGAAGGGGCTGATTTCAGTGGCAGTGAAGAAAAAACTGTTATTGGTGTGGCCCCTACATCGGCCTATATAAAAATGGTGGATGTCGATAATGAAACCCAAGAAATGATTCGCCTCGATGCGGGGGATTCGTGGGTTGCGGGGCGGGAATCTAGCTGCCATATTCATATTCGTGATCCTCGTGTCAGCCGACGCCAGTTTGAAATCCGTCGCGCGGGCTCGCAATACGTGATTATTGACTTGGGCAGCGTGAATGGAACTTTGGTGAACGGCAGTCCGATTTCATCAACTGAAACCACGCCAATTCGCAGTGGCGACGCGATCAGTGTTTTAACCAATTATCTTTATTTTGAGTTGCATGATTCTCACTTCCAAAACCGTTTGGATATGGTGGATTTACCGCCGCCAAACCCTTTGGTCCCGGTGGGAGGGCAAGATTCCGCGCCAGTGGAATATCAACAGCAATCTCCGCATGAACTCATGCCTTATCACAATCATGCGGGCGTGCCGATGCAATATGATCCGCATGGACAGCCTTATCCGCTAGGGCCGGTGACCCCACCGCAACCGGTGGGGAAGCAAAAGTTTGATTTCCAAAAAAATCGCCCTAAGCTCATTATTGGGGCGGTGGCGCTGTTATTGGTGGCGTACTTGTTTAGCGACACCGGCGGTGGGCCAACACCCACCGGACCGGTAGGGGCCGCCCCAGGTTCCCCGGCAGAAGTTTTTAATAAACTTAAACCTGAGCAGCAGGCTTTGGTTCGTCAGCGATATAAGGATGCGAAAAACTTGTACATGCAAGGAAAGTATCAATTAGCGCAAGATGAAATCGTAAAAATTCAGGAACTGGTTCCGGATTATGAAGACATCAAAGAAATTGAGCGTCTTTCGAAAGAAGCGATTTACATTCAAAATGAAGCTATTCGCCAAGCACAAATAGAAAAAGACAAAGCAGAAGCGGAAGAAAAATTTCAAAAACAAGCGACGGTCTGTGAAAAACAAATCAATTCACAAACCACGATCGCGCAGCTTGAGGACTGTATCAGCCCGGTCTTGCAGTTCAATCCTGAACATCCTAGATATCTGGCAATGAGAATGCGGGTTGAAAGCTTCATGGCGCAAAAAGAAGCCCAGGATGCACAACGCTTGGCTCATCAGTCCCAAGTGGCACAGTTACGAGGAATGTATAGCCGAGCTCAAGATGTGCATAAAAAGGGAAAACCTTTGGATGCCATCACCGCTTATGAAAAAGTGGCGGATTCAAGATTGCCGGACCCTTCAGGATTAAAGGCCCAATCAAAACGTGCTATTGCGACGATTCGTCAGCAAATGAACTCCAAGACCGCCAGCTTGCAAAGTGAAGCGCAAAAGTTCTATGAGTCGCAAAATTTAAAAGGCGCGATCATGGCTTTGCGTAAAGCTCGTATCATGGATCCCAACAATCCAGAGCTGCCAGAAAAAATCGAACTTTACACCACCGAACTGCGTAAGCAGATGATGAATATCTATCAAGAAGGAATTCTTGAAGAAAGCTTTGGTAACGTCGATGGTGGTGAGTCTAAAGCGGGGGCCAAAGACAAGTGGAAAAAAATCATGGAACTTGATGTGACAGATGGTGAGTACTATAAAAAGGCCTACATCAAGTTAAAAAAATACGGAGCTCTTTAA
- a CDS encoding MotA/TolQ/ExbB proton channel family protein, which yields MLTEKIFAVAHLADQVILWILLVLSVLSIGMILERFFALKRISNESNRVRGRIKLALQSNSLEDVEDLAKDHSSIEGRAASYAMKHMRDAGSKGLEQVFNTFALTERPELEKFLGFLATVGSNAPYIGLFGTVLGIMKAFNDLATAPEAGQQTVMAGISMALVATAAGLFVAIPAVAAYNYYSKQVRGIFLNIESVKELCVAYAKKKGV from the coding sequence ATGCTCACGGAAAAAATTTTTGCAGTCGCTCATCTTGCGGATCAAGTCATTCTTTGGATTCTTTTAGTTCTCAGCGTATTGAGCATCGGGATGATATTAGAGCGCTTTTTCGCGCTTAAAAGAATTTCAAATGAATCTAATCGTGTGCGTGGACGTATCAAATTAGCTTTGCAAAGTAACAGTCTTGAAGATGTCGAAGATCTGGCAAAAGATCATTCTTCGATTGAAGGACGGGCGGCAAGTTACGCGATGAAACACATGAGAGACGCTGGTAGCAAGGGTCTTGAGCAAGTCTTTAATACATTTGCACTGACGGAGCGCCCAGAACTTGAAAAGTTTTTGGGTTTCTTAGCGACGGTGGGATCAAATGCCCCTTACATCGGTCTTTTCGGAACCGTACTTGGTATCATGAAAGCGTTTAATGATTTGGCGACAGCTCCCGAAGCGGGTCAACAAACAGTGATGGCGGGTATTTCGATGGCCTTAGTGGCGACGGCCGCCGGTCTTTTCGTGGCGATCCCGGCGGTTGCGGCTTACAACTATTACAGCAAGCAAGTTCGTGGCATTTTCTTGAACATCGAATCGGTGAAAGAGTTGTGCGTTGCTTACGCTAAGAAAAAAGGTGTGTAA
- a CDS encoding sulfatase-like hydrolase/transferase, whose product MQNIILILLLTALSLVQISCKTSDRTSVLVIAVDELTFTDITCRQEDAERSGFQLFCNESVRFTHAYTPSTLSVPALASVLTGLYPYQHKVRHNGAPGLAPEFETAAEIALRQDYRTSFFSGGAPVFRRSGLHQGFELFDDNVIPNFPALFRPFKKNSDAFTTWLKQEVAGDSFFTVIYVPDLIFTNTQTVTELGEARNLSLESQLDELDETLYELIQNLKKSKRWDSTTVVLMGLNGHTTSDRYKELSPLNLHGENTQVALFIKPSQPRKRDQAIHWKIDQNVSLVDVGRTLYEILGTSSVDSDSSFPATSLSGVLKSPNATWPDDRPILLETGWGLWRKAGPLRTAAISNHVLYINDEKPLLYNTLVDRFEINPLPLLQESILPTTTRLQNLLSKLQFPAFSPPENEWTAKLSLSFSRWMRADQEGLLLKDLKRLSAQQPRSVDLLNWTAQIALNQKSWDTLKQLGSKNNVELWQYVADRHLNAKNLHLTDPCFLLLSSKTFETAQLKACSDPLFLEMIDWLRADVRGLNKDAQRKRFERSFRNYMLDQQIQRTNIATGLIWDTSRDNIYAPSRTELALSLPEYAKIKNTVYKSIATEENFD is encoded by the coding sequence ATGCAGAACATCATTTTGATTCTTCTTCTAACAGCACTGAGCTTAGTCCAGATTTCCTGCAAAACCTCTGACAGGACATCGGTGCTCGTTATCGCGGTTGACGAATTGACCTTTACGGATATCACATGCCGTCAAGAAGATGCAGAGAGGTCTGGTTTTCAATTGTTTTGCAACGAGTCCGTTCGCTTTACTCATGCCTACACCCCCTCTACACTTTCCGTTCCTGCATTGGCGTCAGTTTTAACGGGCCTTTACCCTTATCAGCACAAAGTGCGTCACAACGGTGCGCCTGGACTGGCACCGGAATTTGAAACCGCCGCCGAAATCGCATTACGGCAAGATTATCGCACTAGCTTTTTTTCCGGTGGCGCTCCGGTATTTCGTCGATCCGGACTGCACCAGGGATTTGAATTGTTTGACGACAATGTTATTCCAAACTTTCCTGCTTTATTTCGCCCTTTCAAAAAAAATTCCGACGCCTTTACAACCTGGCTTAAACAAGAGGTCGCGGGTGATTCTTTTTTTACGGTTATTTACGTTCCGGATTTGATTTTCACCAACACCCAAACGGTCACCGAATTGGGAGAAGCCCGAAACCTCAGCCTAGAAAGTCAGCTCGACGAACTGGACGAAACACTTTACGAACTGATTCAAAACCTAAAAAAATCCAAGCGCTGGGATTCAACCACCGTGGTTTTAATGGGACTTAACGGTCATACCACGAGTGACCGGTATAAAGAGCTTTCGCCGTTAAACTTGCACGGGGAAAATACACAAGTCGCTTTGTTTATTAAGCCGTCACAACCGCGCAAACGCGATCAAGCCATTCACTGGAAAATCGACCAAAACGTTTCCTTGGTAGATGTCGGTCGCACCTTGTATGAAATTTTAGGCACAAGCAGTGTGGATTCAGACTCTTCATTCCCCGCGACGTCTTTATCCGGCGTACTGAAAAGTCCGAACGCCACCTGGCCTGATGATCGCCCGATATTATTAGAAACCGGCTGGGGTCTTTGGAGAAAAGCGGGGCCTTTACGTACGGCCGCCATTTCAAATCACGTGCTTTACATCAATGACGAAAAGCCGTTGCTTTATAATACGCTGGTTGATCGCTTTGAAATCAATCCGTTGCCTTTGTTACAGGAAAGTATTCTGCCCACGACCACTCGACTGCAAAATCTTTTAAGCAAACTTCAGTTCCCGGCATTTTCACCTCCCGAAAACGAATGGACGGCAAAATTAAGCCTGTCCTTCTCGCGATGGATGCGCGCCGATCAAGAAGGCCTTTTACTTAAAGATTTAAAACGACTTTCGGCCCAACAACCTCGCAGCGTAGATCTTTTAAATTGGACCGCGCAAATTGCTTTAAACCAAAAAAGTTGGGACACCCTAAAGCAACTGGGATCTAAAAATAATGTCGAGCTTTGGCAGTATGTGGCTGATCGCCATTTAAATGCCAAAAATCTTCACCTGACCGATCCTTGCTTCCTTTTACTTTCAAGCAAAACCTTCGAAACAGCTCAGCTCAAAGCCTGCTCTGATCCCTTATTTTTAGAAATGATTGATTGGTTGCGTGCCGACGTGCGTGGTTTAAACAAAGATGCGCAAAGAAAAAGATTTGAGCGCTCATTCCGAAATTATATGTTGGATCAACAAATTCAACGCACCAACATCGCAACGGGCCTGATTTGGGATACCTCACGCGATAATATCTATGCTCCTTCGCGGACCGAACTCGCGTTATCCCTGCCCGAATACGCCAAGATCAAAAATACCGTTTATAAATCAATTGCAACCGAAGAAAACTTTGACTAA